Proteins encoded in a region of the Mesoflavibacter profundi genome:
- a CDS encoding acyl-CoA-binding protein, with protein MTPEALNKKFEDAVDCINNHTEPFPADFLLRLYAYYKKATNDYGRPNSRKQIINAFKTNALFQIKNITPEEAKEKYIELVNNYFLYRK; from the coding sequence ATGACTCCTGAAGCATTAAATAAGAAGTTTGAAGACGCTGTAGATTGTATTAACAATCATACAGAACCTTTTCCTGCAGATTTTCTTCTTAGGCTTTACGCCTACTATAAAAAAGCCACAAACGATTATGGCAGACCTAATAGTAGAAAGCAAATAATTAATGCCTTTAAAACAAATGCCTTATTTCAGATAAAAAATATAACTCCAGAAGAGGCAAAAGAAAAATACATTGAATTAGTAAATAACTACTTCTTATATAGAAAATAA
- a CDS encoding SdpI family protein, with product MIDLNTLLNPCILCGVVFSIVGAILFYFPPKEINLIYGYRTIRSMKNQESWDFAQKFSSKKMIISGVLLTLIGLIISIISLDNQLQLYVSLLLIGLSLFWMIFTTENQLKKRF from the coding sequence ATGATAGATCTAAACACCTTATTAAATCCTTGTATATTATGTGGTGTTGTTTTCTCTATTGTTGGTGCAATATTATTCTATTTTCCGCCAAAAGAAATTAATTTAATTTATGGCTATAGAACCATTAGATCTATGAAAAATCAAGAATCTTGGGATTTTGCGCAAAAGTTTTCTTCTAAAAAAATGATTATTTCTGGTGTACTACTTACTTTAATAGGTTTAATAATATCAATTATTTCACTTGATAATCAACTACAATTATATGTAAGCCTATTATTAATAGGCTTATCATTATTTTGGATGATTTTCACAACAGAAAATCAATTAAAAAAACGTTTTTAA